ACCCAATGCGCGGGCCTTCGCCTGCAACGCATCCGCGTATGATGCAGGCCGGTGAAGGTTGTTCCATGTCTGGTTCATAGTCGCTTGGTTGCGACGCGTTTGGTGCGATACGATGCGGCGGTTTCGGCCACGTGCGTCCCGGTCGTGTTCTCTTCCACATCGAATACGACGCGCACGCGGGCGTGCAGGACGCGGGCGATACGGCGCAGGGTGCTCAGGGAGTGGCCTTCGTAGTCGGGGGACTCCAGCCGGCTGATCTGCTGCTGGGAGGTCTTCAGAAGGCGGGCGAGGTCCTTCTGGGAAAGCCCGGCGCGCTGCCGGAGAGCGGCGAGTTGCAGTGCCACATCCCAAGCCTCGCCTGCGCGCTTAAAGCGGGCCGCAAACGCCGGATCCCGCATCTGCTCTTCCAGGTAACGGTCGAAATTAGTCTTTTTCATGGTTTCATTCTTTCCTGCCAATCGGCCATCCGTCCCCGCCCAATGGTCAGGTCGCGGACCGGAATGCTCTGGCCCTTGGTGCGAATCCCATGCACCGCGACGATACGGCGACCCTTCATGAAGAACCACAGCACGCGGGTATTGAGTTTGCCCACATGCCGCAGTTCAAACAGCCCGCCGCCGAGCGGCTTGGATAGCGGCTCCCGATGGTACCGCCGGTCCCGCAGTTTTGCCAGCCCCGCGATTACCGCCGCAAAGTCCCCCGGGTCGCTGGCCTTGAGATCGTCAAGGAACTCCTGCACGGGGCGCTTCCCCGCCTGTGTCTCATAAAACTCTACGGTAAAGTCCATGGCTGTGCAACATTATTATTGATGTATTCGCACGGCACGTCGTGCCGCCGTCACCCGCAGCAGACCGTCAATCAGAATCCGCTCGCCGGTCGGGATGGCAATCTCGCCGAACTTTACTCATGGCAGCATGTCTTCCGGCAGGTGGAGGAGGTGACAATATCGCGTTGTGTGGACATGGATCAGTCCCTGGTGAGTTGCTCCAGCTCAGGCAGGTCGAGGTCGTGGACCCGAAGCTGCGCCGTCATCAACTGATGCAGCAGGGTGCGGAAGAGGGCGGTGAGGGCTACGTATTTGCTTTGATGGAATACCATCTTCTTGTCCGCGGCGCTCAGGCACTCAACGATTTCATCTTGCTCGGCCCTGCTGGGCTGTGGAAGCTGTAGCATCTTGAGCTGAACCTCAGGAAGGTGGGCAATGGTTGAACTGGCTCCGGCGACTCCGTAGAGGTCTTGATAACGCAGGGCAAACTCCAGCCAGTAGGCGAGGAACTCGTTGCTGGCATTCTCGGATTTTGGGCGGAGGCGGTGAAGTGCTTTCTGGTAATAGCACTCTTTCACGTCCCCGTGCCAAATGGCGGCACGTCCTGGCTCGCCGCCTTCACAGATGAGTAGATCGCCAGGAACGAGAATAAATTTCCCGCGCTCACGTTCATTGAAGCCCATCGAAAGCAGGTCGGTGGTGTCGATGGCTCCCCACTGGACATTCTTATTCCTCAGGTAAGGCTTCGGGTCGCCTCCCTTGCGAGCCTTCTGGGAGAGCATCTTCCCAAGTTGGGTATAAAATAGAGTGGCGAGTGGTCCGACCTCCCAACTCTCCGGTACAAGACCGATTTCCGTTTCTTTCTGGGGTTCGCCGCGGAGGCCGGCGGTGAAGAGTTGGTGCAGGAGCGCCTTTTTCAGTTCGGCGGTCAGCGCCAGCAGCCGCTCCTGCTGCTCCATCGCCCGCTGCACCACCCCCAACACCCCCGCGATCTTCCGCTGCTCAAGAAGCGGAGGAACGGGCAGGGGAAGTTCACAGAGCTTGGACTGCGAAAGGTTGGGAATCGTGGTAACGTTGCCGCGTCCGAAATAGACGCTGCCAATCTCAAACGCATACCAGAGCCAATAGAGCGCGAACTGGGAATCCGCAGCACCTTTATCCCGGAGACGGGCGCGATGGAGATGGTTTTGGTAGTAGCACCGAGGCAGTGTATCGTTCCAGATGGCAGTTCGCCCAATGTCACCGCCCTCGCACACCAGAAGGTCGCCTGGGTGCAGAGCTAGCCGCTTTTCCTCCGCCTCGGTGAAGTGCATCTCGTCGAGGTCCGACAGGTCTACTGCACCCCAAAAGACATTCTTGGTGCGAAGGAACGGTCGCTGGTTTTCGCCGATGCGATTCGTCCTGGAGACCTGCTTCCCTTGCTGCACGGCAAAGAGCGAATCGAACCGCTGGACTGGCCAGTGCGCCGGAAGTTCACCGAGTTCAGTTGAGGTGACCGAATCCATTTCAGACATGCAAAGCCACCCCATACTGCACCTGCTGTTCCCGCACCACCAGCGCCCGTTCCCGCTCCAGCTCCTGACGCAGCGCTTCCTCCGTCGGCAGATAGAGCATGTATTTCGAGGCAAAGAGTTGGCGACTCTCGTTGAGCACGGAATACTTCACTACCGTATGGTCTTTCTCCGTGCAGAGGATGATGCCGACAGTGGGGTTGTCGTCCGCGCTCTTCACTGTCTCTTCGAACAGGCGCACGTACATGTCCATCTGGCCGATGTCCTGGTGGGTCAGTTCGCCGATTTTCAGATCGATCAGGACGAAGCATTTCAGGATGTAGTTGTAGAACACCAGATCGACGAAGAAGTCCTTGGTCTCGGTGCTGATGCGCTGCTGCCGGGCGACGAAGGCGAAGCCCTTGCCGAGTTCGAGCATGAAGGCCTGGAGCTTGCCGATGATGGCCTGTTCGAGTTCAGATTCGCGGAACTCATGCGAACCCGGAATGCCGAGAAACTCAAGGACGTAGGGGTCTTTGATGAAGTCCTGTGGCGTGGGGGCAAGCGCGCCGGTCTTCTGTTGCATTTCCTCGGTGACCGCCGCCTTGTCTCGGCTTATCAACAGGCGTTCGTAGTAGAGGGAGTTGATCTGCCGTTCCAGCGTGCGGGTGCTCCAACTCTGTTCGGCAGCCTCCTTCAGGTACCACGCGCGGGCGGCTTCGTTTTCGACCCGTATGAGCAATTTATAGTGGGTCCACGTCAATTCTCTCCGCAGTGCGGAGAGCATTGGAAAGCACTGGTAATACTGGCGCATATTCCACAGGCTTGGCTCCGAAAAACCCCGCCCAAACTCATTGGACAAACGGATAGCAAGATTTTGGATCAGAAATGCCCCGTATTCCGCCCGTTCCTTGCCCTGCTGTTCCTCCTCGACAATCATCCGGCCAATATTCCAATAGGCCTCGACCATGGTGAAGTTGACAGCCCGATATGCTTTGGCGCGGGAGGTGCGGAGGACTTCTGCGATGGACTCATAGAATTCGTGATGCAGTGCGTCCCGAATGGGTACCCCTGATTTATTGCCAGTCGTTCGCGGGACTATGGCCGGTTTCTTCCTTTTCGTCATACGCCTATCCTTGCAAGTATCGCTTTTAAGGTACGGTCTGTCTCTTTGGCCTCATCATCCAGCGCATTCAGTTCCTCCACAATCTCCGCAATCGGTCGGTATTCGTCGGCTTCGCCCGTGTGGATGTAGCGGCTGGGCGAGATGTTGAAATCGTTCTTGGCAATCTCCTCGCGATCGACGATGCGGGAGTATTTCTCCACTTCCTTCCATGCGGTGAAGGTGTCGGCGATGCGGTGGATGGCGTCGGCGGGGATGTAGTTCTTCGGATCGCCCTTAGCGAAATCGCGGCTGGCGTTGAGCAGGAAGAGCTTTTCCGTTCGCTCCTTCGGCTTGGCCCGGTTCAGCACGAGGATGATACCTGGGGCGGTGGTGTTGTAGAAGAGGTTTTCCGGCAGATAGATAACACCCTCGATGAGGTCCTGCTCCACGAACCAGCGGCGCACATCTTTTTCCTTGTTGGTGTTGGCATTGCCGGAGCCGCGCGAGGCGGCGCCGGTGTCGAGCACCACGGCGGCGCGACCCTGCGGATTCAGGCTGGCGAGGATGTGTTGCACCCAGCCCCAGTCGGCCTTGCCGCCGGGGAAGCCCGCGCTCTTGGGGAAGCGGTCGAGTTCGTCGGCGTCGTAGTCCTTTTCTTTGAACTCGGTCTGGTTCCACATCGGATTGGCCACGGCGCGATCGAACGTCTGAAGACGATTACCCTGACGGAATTTGGGATTGCGGAAGGTGTCGCCGATCTGAATCTCGCCCTCCATGTCGTGGATGATCATGTTCATGTTGGCCATGGCCCAGGTACCCGGCTCCTGTTCCTGGCCGTAGAGCTTGAGCGGCGCATAGCGCCGACTCTCACCCCCAGAGGGAGAGGAGAGTTGGTACGCGCGCTTTTTCGCGTCCAGCGCCAGCTCACACTTGATGAGCAGGCCGGCGGAGCCGCAGGTGGGATCGTACACGCTCATGCCGGGCTGCGGGTCCATGATGAGCGCCATGATCTCGCCCACCTCGCCGGGGGTGTAGAACTCGCCCGCGCTTTGCCCGCCGCCCTCCGCGAACTTGCGGATGAGGTATTCATAGCTGCGCCCGATGATGTCGCCCTCAACGTCGGTCAGCCCGAGCTGCTTGGCGCTGATGGACTCGATGAGGTTGCTCAGCCGGGCGTCGTCAATGTCGCGCTGGCCGTGGGTGGTGGCGTTGAAATCAATGCGGTCGATGATGCCCTTGAGCAGCGGATTGGCGTCGGCGATGGCCCGGAGGTAGGTGGTGAGCTGCTCGCCGATCTTGTCCGAGAGCGTGCGGATGACAGACCAGACGGCGTCGTCGGGGTTCTTCGGCTCCAGCGGGAGGTAGAAGCGGACGAGTTTCTTGTCGTGCTTGACGAGCTTGAACGCCTTGGCCCGCGATCCGACTTCCTGGGCGATGCGGTTTAGTTCGTCATCGAAGACATCGCAGAGGCGTTTGGCAAAGATGAGCGGGAGGATGAACTCTTTGTATTTAGGCGCGTCCTTGGCGCCGCGGATGGAACAGGCGGCGTCCCAGATCCAGGATTCGAGCGATTTGTCGTTGCTCTTACCGTTGGCCATCGTCAACTTACCCTTTGAGTGTTTGATTGCTCTTGCGGATATTACTCAGAGCATACAATCGCTTGTCTCCTTTTTTCGCAAAGGAAGCACGGAGGGATTTGAACGATCAGAAAATCCCCCTCAATCCCCCTTTTCAAAAGGGGGAGGTTAGACCATTTCATGAATATGGGCAATCGTATAATCTGTTTCGCTGCTTGGCAATGAAAAATAGCATGACACACATTGCACTATTATCAGCCTTTGTCGGCTACGGGGGGGCCTGAGTCAATCCTGCGTTGATCCGCCAGGCCATACACGCCCTCCGGCCCGATAGGGGATACTTACGCCTATTCAGACTTGCCTTTCAGGACCAGACGGATGGGTGTGCCGACGAAGCCGTAGGCGGCGCGGAGTTGGTTGACCAGATAGCGCCGGTAGGGGGAACCCGGACAGCGCGCGTATGGGGTCATACGAGGCGGCCCGACGTATTGCGAGGCAGGACTATGAATACCACAGCATCGTTGGTCTTAGTCAGGATCGATCATGTAGGCAACATTTCTACGCTTGCTGTCGCGGCAACCGGTTGACTTTCCAGGTAGAGCGTGTCGTAGCTCAGATCTAACCCACCGGGCCATTCTACCGATCCAGCAACCACCCGTGCCGCTTGAAATACAGCGCGATTTTGCAAACGGACGAAGATACCGCGATGCAAATACGGCTTCGCATCGAACATCCGGAGCTCGCCGTTTTCAAACAATATCTCCAGCCGGTAATCGTCCAGCGGACGGATGTGCTTAATATAGGGACTCATGGACGCCTCCTATTTCAATGGTTCAATCTTGAACACCTCTTCACCGATCACGGCCAATTGCCAGTCAGCCAGCAGTTCCTCGCGGTGGATCTCGATCCATGCTTGCACCAGTCGAGCCTTTCCAGCCGGCAGCGTTCCAGCCAACACCTCACCATCGTCAATGCTGAATACAGCCAGATTTCCGGCGTACTCGGCGTGCAAATGGGGTACGTGATGTTGTTTGTTATCAAAGAAATACATGCGAATGACGATGCCGTAGAACATGGCCAGAATTGGCACGGCATTTCTCCCTTACATGATCACAAGCCGTTGTCGTCCATCTACTGATGGGTACAACGCTTTCAGATGTGAGTAGGCTGGTTGCCCTGTAACGCCTTAGGCGCTCCACGGAATATCGAGATTGTCCCGCCGTTCCTGGACACTGTCAAGTCTTCAGGAACCGGCCCTACTTTCTTTGGGCTTCAGGACCAGGCGGATGGGGGCGCCGACAAAGCCGTAGGCGGCGCGAAGTTGGTTGACCAGATACCGCCGGTAGGGGACGCGGACGGCGCGCGGGTCGCTGACGAACAGCAGGAAGGTTGGGGGCGGCTTGGCGGCCTGCGTGGCGTAGTGAAACCGGACCGGCCGTTTGCCGTGAGCAGGCGGGGGGTACTTGGCAACCGCCTCGCCGATCAGTTCGTTGAGTTGGGGGGTCGGCACCCGATGGATGCGCGCCTGCGCGACGCTGTTCAGTAAGGGGAACAGTGTGGGTACGTGAAGGCCGGTTAATGCCGACACGCAGGCGATCGGCGCAAAGTCCAGATGGCGCAACTGTTCGCGGACCTCCAGGGTAAACTGTTGCCGGGCATCGGCGCCAGACGGCATCAGGTCCCACTTGTTTGCCACCAGGATTGCGCCGCAGCCGGTGTCCTGCACATAATCGGCGATCTTGGCATCCTGGTCGGTAATTCCGTCTTTCGCGTCCACCACGATCAGGGCGACATCGCTCCGCTCAATGGCCTTGAGCGCCCGCACCACGCTGAACCGCTCCAACGGCTGTTGAACCTTGCTGCGAGCTCGGAGTCCCGCCGTGTCGATAAGAATATATGGCGTGTCGTTGTACGTGAACGGGGTGTCGATCGCATCTCTTGTGGTGCCGGGCTGCTCGCTCACGATGACGCGCTCCTGCCCCAGCAGCCGATTGACCAGCGAGGACTTGCCGACATTGGGGCGCCCGACCACCGCCACACGGATGGCCTTCTGCTCAGGCGCCACCTCTGCGGACGGCAGCGCCTCGACGATCACGTCGCAGAGTTCCGCGACACCCAGGCCGTGCTCGGCAGAGACCGGACAGAGCTGCTCGAATCCGACCCGAAAGAATTCGGCGGCCAACGCCTCGTGCGACGGCCGATCGACCTTATTCGGCGCCACGATGATGCGGGCCTGCACATCGTGTCGAAGCAGTCGGGCGATCTCTTCATCAAGCGGCGTCAGTCCCTCCCGGGCGTCGACCACAAAGATGACCAGGGCGGACGCCTGGACCGCCTGCCGGACCTGAGCCAGCACATGGGCCGCCAGGCCGCTTTCCGCGCCCGGTTCCAACCCCCCGGTATCACTGAGGGTGAATGTGCGGCCCCTCCATGCGACGGTCGCGTAGAGCCGGTCCCTGGTTACACCCGGTTGATCGTGCACGATCGCTTTTCGCTCGCCGACCAGTCGGTTGAAGAGGGTCGATTTCCCGACATTGGGCCGACCCACAATTGTTACGATAGGCAGAGACATTGACTATGACTCCATTACGTCTTGATGCGGGATAGCCCCGATCGCCTCCGGATTCTGGCACGAGGAGAGGTCGCCCAGATCGGTCGATCCCAGATATCTGGCGCGAATGAGGCGGCGCATGATCTTGGCGCTCCGAGTCTTTGGAAGGTCTGCGACAAACAGCACCTGTTCCGGGCGGTCGACCTTCCCAAGGTGAGCAACCACCACCTGCTTGAGTTCCTCGCTGAGCTCCATCGATGGCGCGTCCTGGCGGCCCAGAACGGCGAAGCAGACGATGACCTCTCCTTTGATCGGGTCCGGCACCCCGATGGCGGCGGCCTCGACCACGGCCGGATGCTCCATCAGCGCGCCCTCGATCTCGGCGGGACCGATCCGCCGTCCCGCAACCTTGATCGTGTCATCGGCCCGACCGTGGAGGAACCAGTGGCCATCCGCATCGATATAGGCCCAGTCGCCGTGGTTCCAGACGTTAGGCCAGCGCGACCAGTAGGCCTCGATGTATCGGTCGGGGTCCTTCCAGAATCCGCGGGTCATGGAGGGAGCCGGCCTTGTTGCGACCAGATACCCCACCTCCTCCACCACGGGCTGCCCCGCCTCGTTCCAGACCTCTACCGCCATGCCGAGCCCCGGCCCCTGAAGCGAGCAGGGTTTCAGATCCTTGATGATAAGCGGCGCCAGGAAGCAACCGATAATGTCTGTGCCACCCGAGATATTGATGACCGGGCAGCGACGTTGGCCGATCTGTTCAAAGTACCACCACCACGAGTCAGGATCCCACGGCTCACCCGTGGAGCCAAGAATGCGCAGCGACAAGAGGGCATCGCGCCTGACCCAGTCGACACCCTCCCGCATCAGCATACGGATGACGGTAGGAGAGATAC
Above is a genomic segment from Candidatus Methylomirabilota bacterium containing:
- a CDS encoding transcriptional regulator encodes the protein MKKTNFDRYLEEQMRDPAFAARFKRAGEAWDVALQLAALRQRAGLSQKDLARLLKTSQQQISRLESPDYEGHSLSTLRRIARVLHARVRVVFDVEENTTGTHVAETAASYRTKRVATKRL
- a CDS encoding DUF1016 domain-containing protein, whose protein sequence is MTKRKKPAIVPRTTGNKSGVPIRDALHHEFYESIAEVLRTSRAKAYRAVNFTMVEAYWNIGRMIVEEEQQGKERAEYGAFLIQNLAIRLSNEFGRGFSEPSLWNMRQYYQCFPMLSALRRELTWTHYKLLIRVENEAARAWYLKEAAEQSWSTRTLERQINSLYYERLLISRDKAAVTEEMQQKTGALAPTPQDFIKDPYVLEFLGIPGSHEFRESELEQAIIGKLQAFMLELGKGFAFVARQQRISTETKDFFVDLVFYNYILKCFVLIDLKIGELTHQDIGQMDMYVRLFEETVKSADDNPTVGIILCTEKDHTVVKYSVLNESRQLFASKYMLYLPTEEALRQELERERALVVREQQVQYGVALHV
- a CDS encoding DNA methyltransferase, with protein sequence MANGKSNDKSLESWIWDAACSIRGAKDAPKYKEFILPLIFAKRLCDVFDDELNRIAQEVGSRAKAFKLVKHDKKLVRFYLPLEPKNPDDAVWSVIRTLSDKIGEQLTTYLRAIADANPLLKGIIDRIDFNATTHGQRDIDDARLSNLIESISAKQLGLTDVEGDIIGRSYEYLIRKFAEGGGQSAGEFYTPGEVGEIMALIMDPQPGMSVYDPTCGSAGLLIKCELALDAKKRAYQLSSPSGGESRRYAPLKLYGQEQEPGTWAMANMNMIIHDMEGEIQIGDTFRNPKFRQGNRLQTFDRAVANPMWNQTEFKEKDYDADELDRFPKSAGFPGGKADWGWVQHILASLNPQGRAAVVLDTGAASRGSGNANTNKEKDVRRWFVEQDLIEGVIYLPENLFYNTTAPGIILVLNRAKPKERTEKLFLLNASRDFAKGDPKNYIPADAIHRIADTFTAWKEVEKYSRIVDREEIAKNDFNISPSRYIHTGEADEYRPIAEIVEELNALDDEAKETDRTLKAILARIGV
- a CDS encoding DUF2442 domain-containing protein → MSPYIKHIRPLDDYRLEILFENGELRMFDAKPYLHRGIFVRLQNRAVFQAARVVAGSVEWPGGLDLSYDTLYLESQPVAATASVEMLPT
- a CDS encoding ribosome biogenesis GTPase Der yields the protein MSLPIVTIVGRPNVGKSTLFNRLVGERKAIVHDQPGVTRDRLYATVAWRGRTFTLSDTGGLEPGAESGLAAHVLAQVRQAVQASALVIFVVDAREGLTPLDEEIARLLRHDVQARIIVAPNKVDRPSHEALAAEFFRVGFEQLCPVSAEHGLGVAELCDVIVEALPSAEVAPEQKAIRVAVVGRPNVGKSSLVNRLLGQERVIVSEQPGTTRDAIDTPFTYNDTPYILIDTAGLRARSKVQQPLERFSVVRALKAIERSDVALIVVDAKDGITDQDAKIADYVQDTGCGAILVANKWDLMPSGADARQQFTLEVREQLRHLDFAPIACVSALTGLHVPTLFPLLNSVAQARIHRVPTPQLNELIGEAVAKYPPPAHGKRPVRFHYATQAAKPPPTFLLFVSDPRAVRVPYRRYLVNQLRAAYGFVGAPIRLVLKPKESRAGS